AGTTTAGATGCCCGACTAATGATGTAAGCGTCGGGCTTACATCTGCTATTAATCTGATCATTGCCCCTTTCGTGTTTTGGGCATAATTCAATTCCCTCTCCAGTTTGCAAACTGTCTAGAGCACAAGTTGCGGTCTGGTATCAACAAAATCAATTTCCCAGCTCACACAGCACAGTGACCAGGCCTTACCCTATTTCTTCAACCATTTAATAAAGCTGCTCTCTGCACTGGTTATAGAAAACAATTTTTCCCCTGGGTTATTGTGGTATTCTTTGTCAGGAAACATCAACTTAAAAGTGTAATGCTGAGGGCAGTTAACTTTTCTAACTCGTGATTTATCTTTTTGTAGGTTGCAGGAGAGCAAAAATATCACCCAGAATGCTTCACCTGTCTGAACTGCAGGTCTTTCATTGGTGATGGGGACACATATGCTTTGGTAGAGAGATCTAAGCTTTACTGGTGAGtataagacatttttaaattaagaaTATATATGATCCTTTAAAATTTGTTGAGCTCTAGTGGTGCTTTGTCTAAAGGACTTCTGCtcttttgttctgtgttttggcTGCAGTGGTCACTGCTACTACCAGACTGTGGTCACCCCTGTGTCTCTCCCGGACTCTCCGTGTTCACAGATCCCACACACTGTGACTCTGGTGTCTATCCCGGCCTCGGCTGAAGGCAACAATGGGCGAAGGGGCCGAGGATTTTCAGTAGCCATCGACCAGCCTCTCAGTCCTACCAGTGCATTTAGCCCTGAACCAGGCCACACTCTCAGAGTCACAGAGTAAGTACATTCAGGAGAGAGCAGGGGCAGAGGCCTTAGTAATAAACCCGGTCATTAATACTTCTTCTGTTTTCTTCAGAGTTGACCAAGAATGCATTAGTCCTGATGTGAAAAATTCCATCCATGTGGGAGATAGGATCCTCGAGATCAACGGGACGCCCATACACAATGTTCCTTTGGATGAGGTattagtcacactttttttccttttgactTATTTTCCTTCGCTTTCTCTTTCTTGTTTCTTTCTAGAACACTAGTAAACTTCCTAACTTCCTAACCATGCTTGGCTCCTTTCTTACAGAATATCATATTATTGataaatgcaattttatttcatttgattttgtgACTAATCAACTTTATATTGCTCTTCATGCCATCTAGATTGACTTGTTAATTCAAGAGACCAGCCAACTGCTTCAGCTCACCATTGAACATGACCCTCATGGCCATGGGCAAAATGGCTGTACAGATGCTAAAGAGCAGGTGGATGGACCTCTGTCAAGTTCAGGCCCATTTGTGCCCATCACACAGCCCCCAAACGCTGACATCAACAACTTCCGATCACGTATTGTCACGTGGGTTATTTCAGGCCAACATTGTCAATATTTGGAAGAAAAGTACTGTGTAGtgtaacatttttactttttgtcctCTAGGCGGAGCTATAGCATTGACAAATCACCAAGCTCCAGCAATGCAGCTTCTCCTATGTCCCAGAGGAAGGACATTAATCGGTCcgagtctctgagagttgtttCAAATCGTACACATCGCATCTTCCGCCCATCTGACCTCATTCACGGAGAAGTGCTTGGCAAAGGATGCTTTGGCCAGGCTATAAAGGTAGTGCAGTGAAACTGCAGTTGATTCTGTAATATTGGTTGTAATATTTATGATGTCCAGACGAGGGCAGCATTGACTGTATGCTTATAGCTAACTGACTGATTTCTGTGTATTGCAGGTTACCCACAGAGAAACAGGGGAGGTGATGGTCATGAAGGAGTTGATTCGTTTCGATGATGAAACACAAAGAACATTCCTTAAAGAGGTAATTATCAGATATTCACTAAGTTTACAAAAGTAAATCTTGTATTAACAATGGGAGCGATTCATTGGTGAGTATGTTTAGTTCTGCCGTGAACagcattatttgtttattctgaaaatacagttaaaatgaaTTATTTGTTAACTCATTAACTGACAAGAGTtgtccatttgcttgtttttgtgtatgtgaaatacatatataagatgtgcaaatgttttatgtctgtcctctgtattttttttttaaatgtagtgcACTTAAGATTCTTGCTACAGCAATCTTAAGAATCAATGTACATTTAAAAGCACTATACAGTGCGTAATTGTTGACCTTGTTCTCCCAGGTGAAAGTGATGAGATGCCTTGATCACCCCAATGTTCTCAAGTTTATTGGAGTTCTCTACAAAGACAAGAGACTGAACTTCATCTCTGAATATATAAAGGGAGGCACTCTTAGGGACATTATTAAGAAAATGGTGAGTCTTTTAATGCTAATTGTCTagttactattttattttattgggtTTACTACCTTACTATTAATATTATGAttaggattattattattgttgttgttgttattattattatcattattatccaCAGGATAGCAAATACCCCTGGAACCAACGAGTGAGCTTTGCCAAGGACATCGCTGCAGGCATGGTGAGCCATCTTTTATCCAATATTTGTCAATGCTGAGTGAATAAAGTAAAGCCTTTAGACATTCTATGCATGCAGCGTTTGTTGGCTCCACCTAGTGGTCAAATTCAAACACAACCAGTCTatgtacagtatacagtatttaCCAACAACAATAAGATTAGATTCATATAAAATTTGATAATTGTTTGTTTGCTGCCTGTCTTATCTGTTATTGCAGTCCTACCTGCATTCCATGAACATAATCCACCGGGACCTCAACTCGCACAACTGCCTTGTCCGAGAGGTAAGATCTCATACATACTTTATGAACATGCCTTTGTTTTCTTTGAGGACTTGGTTGTCTTACAGTAGACAGTTTAGACAGAAAGAGCTTTGTTGCTATGCTGAAGCATGTGGTACATTCTTAAAACACCAGTGGAGTGTAACACACTGTCCAAGCTTATAACAGTAGTGCTTTGTACTTTTGAATTGTTCTGTGTAATGCAGCCTCTTATTGTTTATAGTTTAGTTATATACtataaaatgcttttgtttCTCCATAGGATAATACAGTTGTTGTAGCAGACTTTGGCCTTGCACGACTAATGGTGGATGACAAGCATGAAGACAGGTTGTCAAAGGGTAAATTGTCAGGTCTGAAGAAGCCTGATCGCAGGAAGAGATACACTGTTGTGGGGAATCCCTATTGGATGGCTCCTGAAATGATTCATGGTATGAGGCATATTTAAAGCATGCAATACATTGTAGTGTAATGTCCAAAGTACTCAAATCATTTATCTCTAGGAAAGAGCTACGATGAAAGAGTAGACATATTTTCATACGGCATCATGCTCTGTGAAGTAAGGACGGCTatcattttattcttatttttgttcTTATTGTGTAATTGTACATTTTGGATCTCTTCTTTTGTCTTGTGCttatcttcttctgcttctgtcTATGTCCAGATAATTGGAAGAGTCAATGCTGACCCAGACTATTTACCAAGAGCAGTGGACTTTGGACTGAACATCTCTGGCTTCCTTGAACATTACTGGCCCCAGGATTGTCCTCAAGCTTTCTTTCCAATGGCAGCTCTATGCTGTGATCTTGATGCAGAGAAACGGTATGTTCATTTAAGCTATGCAACTTTATAAAAATAgcaacaataacacatttatatttaatgaTGTCAATTTCCTTGAAATTATAGGCCTGCTTTCACAAAACTGGAAGAATGGTTGGAGAACCTAAAGATGCACTTGGACATGGGTTTGCCTCTGATCTCTGAACTGGAGCAGCTGCACAAAGCTTTCTGggaaaatcacattgtcacaCGCTCTGAGAACGGCCTGCACAGCCCTGAAGAGCCTGAGTAGATCTGAACTAGGATGAACATGTCAGGAAGTCCAAGATCATTAAACAGATAGCTGAGAGCACTGTGTGATTATCTCCTGAGGGCAATTCAATGTTGTGCTGCTTTGGGTGTTTGGTGGCAGTAGGGTCTCCTCCATTTGAGGATGTTGTCGCTGACCTAGGCTCAGGATTAATAAGAAGTCTCAGGAGAGTCCAAAAAGCCACCAGAGCACCAAAAGAATCTGAACATTGTGGGGAACATGTCATTTAGACATGCTATCTTTGAAGATAATTTACTGTAATTATCAAATGTATATAAACATACAGGATCTCTCAACAGAGAAAAGAGATATTATAtagctctttaaatacattgtgCTGTAAGTTTGCATTGTTGGCTCTGATGTATCTGGCTTGTTTATCAGATTGGAAAAATAACAGGGCAGGGACTTCACTGGTGCCACTACGGTAAATTAATGGATACTCTCCAACTCTCTACATTTAAGGACCCTTTCAAGCTTTAAATAGCTCACAGAAGTGTATGGCTGTAAATAATGCAGAAATGATGTCCCAACATGGACAAGCTGCTCTACCAGCACCAATCCTTAGTTTATTTCTTGTAGCAATCATACACTTTCAAGGTACAAACGTCATGCCTTCAGTGTTAAACAACAGGCACAGCCAGCAACATtgtaaaattttatatatagtaATTTTATAAACTTATTTTATATGTGTACATATTATACATTGCCATATTTTTATTGGCAATTGACGGAAGGAGTGTTATTGACTTCAATAATAAGGGCACAGACTAAAGGAATCTTGATTCAGGCAGCAGGAGATAGGCCTATTTAGAGGGCACATGATGTTAAACAAGAAACAGAGACGTCTTTTAAACTTGTCTCTTCTGACTGTAGCAGATTGGATCTGTGAGAGGTTTAATGGAACATGTAATAGAATGTGCTGGAGAGGGCTATTctaaacaaacaacaatatTGTATAATCTGGAAGATCATCCAATCTTCCATGCTGTTGCTGTCAGGTTATGAAAGCATTGGCACCACGTGCCCTGCCATAGTGTTCTCCATCTGTCCACAGTCCTCACTCCACATGTGGAAGATCCCTGTTTGTTTACACATTAAGGCAGCCTGTAAATACCACTATGTATGTCTCTGACACTACTATTTGCTATGCTACTTCACATCTCCACTTTCCATTTGATCTCTTGTACCATTTTACATTCATATTATTTCAATATTGGAGATTGCTTTGTAAAATCTCTGCTGCTGTATTCACAAGCTGCATGACTTAGTATGTTCCGCTTTTTTTAGAAAACCGGACTGGAAAGGAAATAAGCATTTGTTTATATGTATCTGCTTAGATCTTTATAATAGATTTAAGTAATTTATTTGCACTATACTACCAAATGGCTGGTTGAAgccctttttgtttatttcaactTTTGGGCTACT
This Periophthalmus magnuspinnatus isolate fPerMag1 chromosome 13, fPerMag1.2.pri, whole genome shotgun sequence DNA region includes the following protein-coding sequences:
- the limk1a gene encoding LIM domain kinase 1a isoform X1, with the translated sequence MSARDTVKCCECSASLSHWYYEKDGRLFCKKDYWAKFGELCHGCTDPITTGLIMVAGEQKYHPECFTCLNCRSFIGDGDTYALVERSKLYCGHCYYQTVVTPVSLPDSPCSQIPHTVTLVSIPASAEGNNGRRGRGFSVAIDQPLSPTSAFSPEPGHTLRVTEVDQECISPDVKNSIHVGDRILEINGTPIHNVPLDEIDLLIQETSQLLQLTIEHDPHGHGQNGCTDAKEQVDGPLSSSGPFVPITQPPNADINNFRSRIVTRSYSIDKSPSSSNAASPMSQRKDINRSESLRVVSNRTHRIFRPSDLIHGEVLGKGCFGQAIKVTHRETGEVMVMKELIRFDDETQRTFLKEVKVMRCLDHPNVLKFIGVLYKDKRLNFISEYIKGGTLRDIIKKMDSKYPWNQRVSFAKDIAAGMSYLHSMNIIHRDLNSHNCLVREDNTVVVADFGLARLMVDDKHEDRLSKGKLSGLKKPDRRKRYTVVGNPYWMAPEMIHGKSYDERVDIFSYGIMLCEIIGRVNADPDYLPRAVDFGLNISGFLEHYWPQDCPQAFFPMAALCCDLDAEKRPAFTKLEEWLENLKMHLDMGLPLISELEQLHKAFWENHIVTRSENGLHSPEEPE
- the limk1a gene encoding LIM domain kinase 1a isoform X2, with translation MVGDLFFWSFCCLRLWKREKKVAGEQKYHPECFTCLNCRSFIGDGDTYALVERSKLYCGHCYYQTVVTPVSLPDSPCSQIPHTVTLVSIPASAEGNNGRRGRGFSVAIDQPLSPTSAFSPEPGHTLRVTEVDQECISPDVKNSIHVGDRILEINGTPIHNVPLDEIDLLIQETSQLLQLTIEHDPHGHGQNGCTDAKEQVDGPLSSSGPFVPITQPPNADINNFRSRIVTRSYSIDKSPSSSNAASPMSQRKDINRSESLRVVSNRTHRIFRPSDLIHGEVLGKGCFGQAIKVTHRETGEVMVMKELIRFDDETQRTFLKEVKVMRCLDHPNVLKFIGVLYKDKRLNFISEYIKGGTLRDIIKKMDSKYPWNQRVSFAKDIAAGMSYLHSMNIIHRDLNSHNCLVREDNTVVVADFGLARLMVDDKHEDRLSKGKLSGLKKPDRRKRYTVVGNPYWMAPEMIHGKSYDERVDIFSYGIMLCEIIGRVNADPDYLPRAVDFGLNISGFLEHYWPQDCPQAFFPMAALCCDLDAEKRPAFTKLEEWLENLKMHLDMGLPLISELEQLHKAFWENHIVTRSENGLHSPEEPE